In Aestuariibaculum lutulentum, one DNA window encodes the following:
- a CDS encoding acylneuraminate cytidylyltransferase family protein gives MKVLGIIPARGGSKGIPDKNKKNLAGKPLMQYTIEAALKSKLLDDVIFSSEDKTLMEMAKMLGVQVPFVRPSELATDTAGTIEVVKHSLKALSKIGKHYDAVCLLQVTNPFRTSAFIDEAILEFTKSKKDALVSVLKVPHQFNPHWVFEVNENGGLKIATGDEQIIKRRQELPTAYYRDGSIYLVKTSVVLNQNSLYGETTAFIEANPEWHVNIDTMEDWKKAEDFIRRKQSNSKT, from the coding sequence ATGAAAGTATTAGGGATTATACCGGCTAGAGGTGGTTCTAAAGGCATACCGGATAAAAACAAAAAAAATCTCGCAGGAAAACCATTGATGCAATATACTATTGAGGCTGCATTGAAATCAAAATTATTGGATGATGTTATTTTCTCTTCAGAAGATAAAACACTTATGGAAATGGCCAAAATGTTGGGAGTGCAGGTGCCTTTTGTTAGACCATCAGAATTGGCAACTGATACAGCTGGGACTATTGAGGTTGTAAAACACAGTTTAAAAGCATTATCAAAAATAGGTAAGCATTATGATGCGGTTTGTTTGCTGCAAGTAACAAATCCTTTTAGAACTAGTGCTTTTATTGATGAAGCAATTTTAGAATTTACAAAGTCTAAAAAAGATGCTTTAGTTTCTGTATTGAAAGTGCCCCATCAATTTAATCCGCACTGGGTGTTTGAAGTTAACGAAAATGGTGGGTTAAAAATAGCTACAGGAGATGAACAAATTATAAAACGACGTCAAGAACTTCCTACTGCTTACTATCGTGATGGCTCAATCTATTTAGTAAAAACAAGTGTTGTGTTAAATCAGAATTCACTATATGGGGAAACAACGGCATTTATAGAAGCCAATCCAGAATGGCATGTTAATATTGACACGATGGAGGATTGGAAAAAAGCAGAGGATTTTATAAGGAGAAAGCAGAGTAATTCTAAAACATAA